CTGCTGGTTGCCGGGGCGGAGAACGCGTTCTGCAACACCCAGCAGCAGTACGCGGAGACCGCGTTCGGTTCCCGCGTGGGCAGCGCCGACCTGCCCGGGTTCTGCCTGCGGCTGGACGACTTCGACGCGCGGTTCCTGTCGTCCAACGGCCAGCCGGAGTTCTTCAACGCGAAGGTGACGGTCGACGAGGAGGGCGGTGTCCCGCGCCCGGCCGAGTTCTCGGTCAACTCCCCGCTGCGCCTGGACGGCGCGAACGTCTACCTGCTCGGCCACGCGTACGCCCCGGTGGTCCGCTACACCGACCGATTCGGCCGCAGCCAGACCAGCACGACGCCGTTCCTCGCGATGGGCGACGTCGGGATCACCGGCGAGGGCCTGGCCGCTTTCCCCGACGCCAACGTCGACCCAGCGACCGGGAGGCGGGACCCCGACCTCCAGCTCGCCTTCACCGGCTTCTACCTGCCGACAGCCCCGCAGCAGGGCCCGTTCGTCCGTTCCGAGTTCCCGACCGAGCGCAACCCCCTGCTGAACCTCGTGGCGTACCGGGGCAACCTGGGTCTGGATGCCGGCATCCCCGGCTCCGTGTACCGGCTGGACCAGCGGCAGGTGCGGGCCGGCAAGGTCAAGGAGGTCGGCAACCGGCTGCTCAAGGTCGGCGAGACCTGGACGCTGGACGACGGCACCACGCTCGAGTTCCTGGGGACGGAGCCGTACATCGTCCTGTCGGTGCGGCACGACCCCGGCTCGACGCTGCTGCTGGTCAGCTCCGGCACGCTGCTGCTGGGACTGATGGGCTCGCTCTTCGGTCGGCGGCGGCGGGTGTTCTTCCGTGTGTTGCCGGCGGGCACGGCGGAGGCCCCGGCCCGGGCGGTCGACCCCGGGGAAGGATCTCCGACGAGCGGTAGTAGCTTGGTCGAGGCCGGTGGGCTGCCGCGTACCGACCATCCCGGCTTCGCCGGCGAGTTCGCGCAGCTCGTCGGCGTGATCAGCGGGGACGGGAAGCGGGACGAGCGGGCCGGCGCCGGCCCCGACGACCGGCCCGGAGCGCGAGAAGGAGCCGAGTGATGTCCGCACTCTCCGACCAGCTGGTGACGTTCGCGACCCTGGCCTACCTGGTGGCGATGATCAGCCACGCCGTCGAGTACGCCCTCGGTAACGCCCGCACCCGCGCCGCCGCGCCCGCCCGCGAACTGGTCGGCGCCGGTGCCGGAGCGCCCGGCGGGGTCGTCGGGGAGGCGCCGACGGCCAACGGCACGACAGCGGCCGAGCGGACCGCGGCACGGGCCCGGTCGGCCGGGCGGATCGCCGTCGGAGTGAGCGTCGTCGCCGCCCTGCTGCACCTCGGCGCGCTGGTCACCCGCGGCCTCGCCGCCGACCGGATGCCCTGGGGCAACATGTACGAATTCGTGCTGACGGTCTCGTTCATCGGGGCCGCCGGCTGGCTCACCGTGCTGTGGCGGCGGCCCACGCTGCGTCGTCTCGGGCTGCTCCTGACGCTGGTCATGGTGCTGCTGGTGGCCACCGCCGAGCTGGTGCTCTACACGCCGGTCGTTCCGTTGGTGCCGGCGCTCAACTCGTACTGGTTCGTCATCCACGTCTCGACGATCGTGTTCAGCTCCGGCATCTTCCTGCTCGGCGTCGTGCCGGCGGTCGCGTACCTGATGCGGGCCGGGTGGGAGCAGGGCCGGCGAAGCTTCCCGTACCCGCTGGCGAAACGGATGCCGACGGCGGCGGCCCTGGAGCGGCTCACCTTCGTGCTACACGCGATCGCGTTTCCGATCTTCACCTTCGCGGTGATCGCCGGGGCGATCTGGGCCGAGGCGGCGTGGGGCCGGCCGTGGGGCTGGGACCCGAAGGAGACCTGGGCGTTCATCTCGTGGGTGGTGTACGCGGGCTATCTGCACGCCCGGGCCACGCCGAGCGTGAAGCGGAACGTCGCCGCCGGGGTCGCCGTGCTCGGTTTCCTGACCGTGCTGATGAACCTGTTCGGCGTGAACATCTTCTTCGAGGGGCTGCACTCGTACGGCGGCCTCGACTGACCCCACGGACGCGCGACCGCTCGGCGCGAGCGAAACCCGCAGCCGGCGTTTAGCGCCCGACACCAGGGAAAGCCGCGAGAGCGGACGACATGCCGCTTCCGACGGCGCTCCCGGGGGGTCAGGTGACAGACGACGGCTCACCGCAGGATCCGACCGGACCCACCGGACGGCTCTGCACCTGGCTGGCGCACACGTCGGCCGACGCGATCCCGGCCGAGGTCAGGGACCGCGCCCGGCACCTGATCCTGGACGGGATCGGTTGCCTCCTGGTGGGCGCGCACCTACCGTGGTCCCAGGTCGCGGTGCACAGTCTGGCCGCTGCCGATCCCGGCGCGAGCGTGGTCGCCGGCTGGGACCGCAGCACGGCGACGTCGACCGCCGTCCTGCTCAACAGCAGTTTCATCCAGGGCTTCGAACTCGACGACGTCTCCTACAACATCCCGTGGCATGCGAACGCGATCCTGCTCCCCGTGCTCCTGGCAGTGTCGGGGGCACGTGGGGGGATCACCGGGGCGGAGTTCCTCCGGGCCGAGGTGTTGGGCTTCGAAACGGGATGCCGGGTCGGTCTCGCGCTACACGGGCCGCAGCTGATAGCGCGGGGCTGGCACTCGGGGGTGGTGTTCGGCGGCCCGGGCGCGGCGGCCGCCGCCGGCGTCCTGCACGGGCTCACCGCGGCGCGGTTCGAGGACGCGCTGGGAATCGCCGCGACGCAGTCGTGCGGACTGATGTCCGCGCAGTACGAATCGATGGTCAAGCGTATGCAGCACGGCTTCGCGGCCCGCAACGGCCTGGTCGCGGCGATGCTGGCCGCGGGCGGGTACGTGGGCATCAAACGGGTGTTCGAGCGGGGGTACGGCGGATTCCTCTCCGTTTACGGCGAGGGGCACGATCCCGACCCGTCCCAGGTCGCCGCGGAACTCGGCGGGCGGTGGTATCTGATGGAGCAGACGGTGAAGCCGTACGCCGCCATGGGGTACACGCACCCGGCGATCGCCGCGGCGCTGGCCCTGCGCAGCGTCGATCGGGTCGAAGCGGAGGACATCACGCACATCGACATCGAGGTAGCGGAGGCCGTGTTCGGGCACACGGCCTTCACCGTCCAGCGGCCGATCACGAGCGTCGCCGCGCAGATGTCGGTCGTCTACTCGACGGCCGTCACGCTCATCGACGGCGCGGCGTCGCTGGCACAGTACCGCCCGGACCGGATCAACGCGGACGACGTGTGGCGACTGATCGAACGGACGTCGGTCTCCTGCGACCCCGCCGGCGACGCGTCGCACGGCCGGGTCCGCCTCGTCCTGCGGGACGGCACGACGCGCGAGCGCCGGGTCGACGCGCCGCCCGGCTCGCCCAAGCACCCGCTCGACAATGCGGCGGTGGTGGACAAGTACCGTGAGCTGACCGGTGGGGTCGTCGACCGCCGCCGCCAGCGCAGCATCGAGGACCTCATCCTGCACCTGGACGAGCGCCCCGACGGCCCTGCCGCGTTGCTCGCGCTGCTGGCGCCCGTCGCCGGGGACGCGTTGGCTGATCGGGGGTGACGGCAGGACGGGCATGACCGCAAGACGCCTGCCGCGGGCCCAGGTGTCCGCGGCGTACGGAGTAACCCACCTGCTCAACGCACCCCGGCTTGAGTGTCGGCGTGGTCGGTACGGGAGACTGGCAGCATGGCGGCTCGTGGCTTCCCGTACCCCGACCTGAAGGAC
The sequence above is a segment of the Micromonospora sp. WMMA1363 genome. Coding sequences within it:
- the ccsB gene encoding c-type cytochrome biogenesis protein CcsB, producing MSALSDQLVTFATLAYLVAMISHAVEYALGNARTRAAAPARELVGAGAGAPGGVVGEAPTANGTTAAERTAARARSAGRIAVGVSVVAALLHLGALVTRGLAADRMPWGNMYEFVLTVSFIGAAGWLTVLWRRPTLRRLGLLLTLVMVLLVATAELVLYTPVVPLVPALNSYWFVIHVSTIVFSSGIFLLGVVPAVAYLMRAGWEQGRRSFPYPLAKRMPTAAALERLTFVLHAIAFPIFTFAVIAGAIWAEAAWGRPWGWDPKETWAFISWVVYAGYLHARATPSVKRNVAAGVAVLGFLTVLMNLFGVNIFFEGLHSYGGLD
- a CDS encoding cytochrome c biogenesis protein ResB; protein product: MTVVDRPAPPAEAPRRRSNPALAVLRNSWRQLTSMRTALVLLFLLAIAAVPGSVLPQRGVNPEDVRDYFTAHPDLAPVLDRLGAFEVFGSVWFAAIYLLLFTSLIGCITPRIRDHVRALRSRPPAAPRRLDRLPQHAVFAGPAGGAAAIAESLRRRRWRVVVRGDEVSAEKGYLKETGNLLFHTSMVVVLVGVALGSWYGWSGNRLLVAGAENAFCNTQQQYAETAFGSRVGSADLPGFCLRLDDFDARFLSSNGQPEFFNAKVTVDEEGGVPRPAEFSVNSPLRLDGANVYLLGHAYAPVVRYTDRFGRSQTSTTPFLAMGDVGITGEGLAAFPDANVDPATGRRDPDLQLAFTGFYLPTAPQQGPFVRSEFPTERNPLLNLVAYRGNLGLDAGIPGSVYRLDQRQVRAGKVKEVGNRLLKVGETWTLDDGTTLEFLGTEPYIVLSVRHDPGSTLLLVSSGTLLLGLMGSLFGRRRRVFFRVLPAGTAEAPARAVDPGEGSPTSGSSLVEAGGLPRTDHPGFAGEFAQLVGVISGDGKRDERAGAGPDDRPGAREGAE
- a CDS encoding MmgE/PrpD family protein produces the protein MTDDGSPQDPTGPTGRLCTWLAHTSADAIPAEVRDRARHLILDGIGCLLVGAHLPWSQVAVHSLAAADPGASVVAGWDRSTATSTAVLLNSSFIQGFELDDVSYNIPWHANAILLPVLLAVSGARGGITGAEFLRAEVLGFETGCRVGLALHGPQLIARGWHSGVVFGGPGAAAAAGVLHGLTAARFEDALGIAATQSCGLMSAQYESMVKRMQHGFAARNGLVAAMLAAGGYVGIKRVFERGYGGFLSVYGEGHDPDPSQVAAELGGRWYLMEQTVKPYAAMGYTHPAIAAALALRSVDRVEAEDITHIDIEVAEAVFGHTAFTVQRPITSVAAQMSVVYSTAVTLIDGAASLAQYRPDRINADDVWRLIERTSVSCDPAGDASHGRVRLVLRDGTTRERRVDAPPGSPKHPLDNAAVVDKYRELTGGVVDRRRQRSIEDLILHLDERPDGPAALLALLAPVAGDALADRG